ACATATACTAGTTGCTAACTCATGCGAAGCACAAGAATAGTTATTagatgagtttaaaaaaaaaaacaaaaagaaaaaacaaaaaaaaaaaaaaaaaaaaaaaaaaaaaaaagaaaaacaacattattttttagttgGAGTAGTATATGCAAAACTgcatgaaatttaaaaaaaaaaaatgatattgaaagaAATAGCACAAAGTTTTATTAGTTAGACAGGAAAAAGtaatgttgttttatttattattttttgtgggaATGAATAAGAGACAGAATGTTATGTCTCTAGTTTAATTTGTGTTGcttatataggtatatacaagaTATGTTGTAATGTATATACCAAATGTACCTATCGAAATGTTATAACCCTTCAAATTGGATTTACCAAAAAGTGTCTATTGATATGTCATAATCCTTCATATTGGATATTAAGGGTGTCCAACCAAACCCAGTACCCAACCAACCTAGCCGATCCAACCCAAAAACCAGCCAACCCGATGTCAATGACGATCGATAGCAGGTCTCCGCCTCTAAAACCCAACACCAACGGGTCAGTTGACTGGTTTGAGTATAGAAAAATGATTTCCATCAACCCTACCAACTATACACTGGAAACTTGTTGTCCTCCACCAATTGGAGTGGTTGGCCTGTTTGTTTTGTCCAATCTATTGAGATTCGGCTTGATCTCTTCAAGATTCGCCAAAATCTCGTCGAGATCTGGCATGATCTCTTCGAGATCCACCGAGATCTCGTTGAGATCCAGCCAAATTCTGAAAAAATCGACAAATTTCAGCATAAACGGATcgatttttgcaaaatttaaagacTTTTCGCATAATCCAAAACCGACCGAGACCCAACTAGAAACCGAAGGCATCTGACCACCCAAACCGTCTCCATTTATCAGTTAGCAACGGGTCTAGGTATAGGAGACCCGAAGTGATCAGGTCAATTTTGGGTtaggcacaaacccgacccggaccaaCCCATGAACAACCTTATTGGATATACCAAAATGTGCCTATTAAATGGTCACAACCCTTCATATTGGATATAGCAAAAAGTACTTATTGGAAGGTCATAATCCttcatattaaatatatattaaaggtgTCTATTGAAAGGTTATAACCCTTCATACGAAAAAGTGTCTATTGAAATGCCATAACCCTTCAAATTGGATATACCAAAAGGTTCCTATTGAAATGTCATAACCATTCATATTGAATATACCAAAAGATGCCTATTGAAAAGTCACAAACCtttatatttgatatatattaaaTGTGCCTATTGAacgaaaatgtgtctattgaccAAAAATGTGCCTATTTGAACGAATATATGTCTATTGACCGAAAAATGTGCCTATTGAATGAAAAGGTGTCTATTGATCGAAAATGTGTATATTAATTGGATATACTAATAACCGGTGCTTGTTGAATGAAAATGTACCTATTGACTGAAAAGGTacctattgaatgaaaatatgcCTATTGACCGAAAATATGCCTATTGACCAAAAATATgcatattgaatgaaaatgtgtctattaaAGGGTCATAATCctttgggtataaatagtggttCATATTCATTTGGTAACTTCTtctcaatttcttctctttcatctttcttagaaacacaagaaatctgTGGGTCTTCTccaaaattgctatttgtaaAACTCAATAAATTAGGTAGTATCCTAGGGACAAATTTGTgataaccctttagcaactCTTGTAtgggggcaaatattgtctaaagaTATCATTCAACTGTATCTCCAAGCCAatcaaattttccatttgtCTACTAGATCATTTTGTTATCTCATTATATTACTCCTCTAAATTCCCAACAGTTTGGGCAATTTGATTTAGGCTTAGAAATCAAGCCACACCAACGGTAACAACAATAATACTAAATAGTTTCTTTAAATACCTTaagaatacttttttttctaaaatttgcaTTCTCTTTCCAATGCCTTACCAATGCTTTTCTTCTCAATaacagttttttgttttaatatatacatCTTATATGAAACAATAAGTAGATACTGAAACTTAACgagtaaaatgaaaatgtacaATTGTTCagtgtttttaaatgtatacaTGGCATAATTTATATAGCCATGTAGCTTAATAGAGaatggtcaacaaaaagtcaaacatttctcttttatactatatatagatataaattgtttaattttgaagttccatttttgtcaatttagtctgtcactttgtaaaaatgagttaatttaatcCTTCCTTCAAAATCAATTAGTAAACAAATAgcttaaacattttttattaacaaattaactaaaaaattcaTGAGATATATTACTTAATAgacattatattattttaaaaaataatgatttaaaTAAGCTAATTTGTTaacaaatttgaacaaaataaccaaatggagtcattttagaaaattggtggactaaattgacaaaattaaatgTGGGAGAAAAAAGTTCAGCCCATACTAGACCTGGGCCTAGAACCATCGGACATAGGCCGGTTCCACCAATAGACGGCCCGAGCTAAATTACCAATAAAAGAATAATGGTTATTTACCAAATTCATTTATATAAAGGGAAAATAATGGTCCAGttggtggtaaaataataatggTTGTTtaccaaattcattttttaaagtgACAAATTACTTGGACTAAGACTTCAACCTTTAAATCCTAATGTTAGTTGCTTcctttacttcttttttctttttcttttttcaatacaTTTAAGTAGGAGAGATTCGaaacatattaaaaataaaatgagatgtTAGTTGACCTAAAGATCATTGGTGTTTCCTTCACTTCTAGAAAgaccatttaaaaaagaaaaacatttgaAGTTTTTTCTTAAGAAACACGCACACATTAGGAGTGAGAATATAGAGTTCTAACATAAAGTTAAACAAAATCCATGCAATTACAAGATTTGTAATTTCATACATGTATGTTGGGGTCATATTTCTTGATGTTGGTAAACATGTGATAAAATGAATTCTATATGTAATTCAATCTTAGTTTAAGTATGTTCAAAGACATAAACaagaaatataatttgaaaatacaaGACAACTCAAGTAAAGCTACTAGAAATAGGATTTTGAAATCTTTTGATACTTGTCAATCTATTGAGAACAAATGAATCTCGACACTTAGCTCGACAACTCTCGATCTATCCAGCAATGGgaaaattgaacaataatttCTGTTTCAGTCCACAATGATTTGACTTGTCCTGATTTCATACACTAGGGTTCCAAGACAAATAAAAGgtaaatttttatgtttgtCATCATATACACAGAGATATGCACATACTATGGAGCAACTGCGACATTTGTGCTCTTAGGATTTTGTGCCAAATTGCTACCGCTTCATCTAGGTATGTATTAAAGAAATTTGCATAAAGCTACATTAAACAACAATTGGGTGGTGTTAGTCATGACTGGACGTTCGCGCAAAAAAGAAGTTTGCTGCAGGAAGTAGTCCAATTGGGATTGGACCTAAGTTTTCTCAAAGATTAGTATCCTCTATTGTAGGTAAGTATTTCGAAATAGAGTAAGATTCATTGTACTTGTATCTTCTATTTTTGTTAGTGGATTCTTTAAGAGTGATGGCCTAAACACTTACCGGATGGGGTTTTGCAAGTGAAAGTATTCCCGTCATGATCGAATCACTgtgtcaaactttttttttccgcTGCATTCAACTTTAGTTTGGTGATTTGATTGTATTGATTTTACATGTAATTGAACTAAAAATTAACTCAACTTATTGGTTAATTACCGGTGCTCAAAatcttaacccaacccaacaaTGTAGAATTACACATAGTACGTAGTATGTATTTTCTAATTCACGATTATACACTATTTAGCCAAAGGTCTTGTaactgaattggcacctccccatgtacaaagtgcttaGGAGTCTAGggggggaaagggttcgagctgcggggttagcagcatattgtaattaattctcaaaaaaaaaaaatacaatatttaaatttaagctACCGCCAGCTTTTATTCCTTATAAGACCATTATAGCATTTAAGATTGGCATCTAATCTCctcttttaatttatatatgacttttgttatttaataaccttagagcatccacatcagctcggctaaaattttcatctattttacactaaaaacctactttttttattttacactatcatatttccaaaacacctacatcagttcatctattttacaaatctattctaattaaataatattatttattgtttttttattattagttattaaaaccgtttctttctctctttcctcaCCCATTCTCTCTTTCAACTCACTCACccgtttctctctttccctcactcACTCCCAGCTCGCCGACCCAACTGATCCAGCTCACTCCCAGCTCGTCACCGCCGCCGCCTCAGCCATCAATCAATTCGGCCTCCCTTTTGCTTTCGCCCTCCCTCTCTCCTTCACCCCTCCCTCTCTCCTTCACAACTGACCCTTCGCCTCCCACCCCCAATCGACAACAACAATGGAAGATCCGGCGGCAGCAATGGGAGACCCAACGGCAGCAATAGCAGCAGATCGCGCGGCAGATCCGGCTCTGTTGGGCTGGGTTTTTTGGTGGGTGTGGActgtttttgggttgggtttccCGGTgagttttaattgattttgagttgggttgatttttggatttctattgattttgggttaggttgatttttgagtttctgttgattttgggatatttttcTGTGCTAGCTTGCGGTGTTTGGTGGTAGCGCTGGGTTTGGTGGTTGGGGTTGTTGTAGTTTGGTGGTGGTGCTGGCGCTTGGATATTCTTCTTCCTTGCTGTGCTAGTTTGTTGCAGTttgatagaggagagagaaaataaaaattaaaaaatcatttgcaCGGTGAACAGTAACCCtatatatatgcacggttattgTTCATTTTTAAGAGCATGGTGTATATTTAGAAGATTATACACGACTTGGTGTAGGaggtttttgggttaaaatgtgcaaaattgagcactttttgtattttagaagaTTATACATGagttgatgtgaatgctcttacaaCAGCGCGTGACCGATTAGAGTATACATGTGATACTAATTTCCCTATGGTTTCTTTATGAATTGTACAGTCTTTGGTACTTGGGTCAGTCGTAATGCTCGTggaattgcattttttttattatatacgtTTTCAATTCACTGTTTCTCATGAATTTATATGTAGGGATATCCAAAGAGGCAGGGCAGGTGATAACAACTGGACAGCAGTAACTGGGAACTTTCATGGGAAACTTATGCAAAACAGCGTGTTATATGTATAATTGAAGGTTTATTTGGTGGTGTTGGTGCAATTCAAACAGCTATCTTTGTAATAACTTTTCATGACAACAACTGGCTACAGCATATTACATGACTCGACCTTCCTATGCTTTTTGTCTTCACACCCTAATTGCCTAGTATAAATACTAGCCCAAACTAGTTCTGCCAACACGAATCTCTTCACTCAGTAAACTTCACTTACATTACAAATAGTCAAATACAGAAATACTCCAATTTTCTTATCACCCATTAACATAGAATTCATGGCTTCTATGGCTTCCTCAAGAGTTCCTTTCATCCTTCTAGTGCTTCTTCTTGGGTCAATCATGGTTGCCTCTGTTGCTAACTTGAACCAAGATTTTGACATTACATGGGGAGATGGCCGTGCTAATATAATCAACAATGGTGAGCTCCTTACTCTCTCACTAGACAAAACTTCTGGCTCAGGATTCCAGTCCAAGAATGAATATCTATTTGGAAAGATTGACATGCAGCTCAAGCTTGTCCCTGGAAACTCTGCTGGCACTGTCACTGCCTATTATGTAAGCTTTTCTGACACTAGTGCTTCATTCTATTTTAAACAGGACTATATGTTCAATAGCTAATGCTTATGTCTGTGTCTGCAGTTGTCCTCGAAAGGATCAacatgggatgagatagacttTGAATTCTTGGGGAATCTGAGTGGTGATCCTTATATACTTCACACTAATGTGTTCAGCAAAGGCAAGGGCAACAGAGAGCAGCAATTCTATCTATGGTTTGACCCAACTGCAGATTTTCACACTTATTCCATACTTTGGAATCCCCAGCGCATTATGTAAGTATTGCACCAATTTCTTACTAGTTAAAATTTATGTAGCTGTTCCAGTTTTTTCCCTATACACTATGTATtgactttttcctttttcatctcAGTTTCTCTGTGGATGGCACTCCCATTAGAGAGTTCAAGAACTTGGAGTCAAATGGTGTTCCATTCCCAAAGAATCAACCAATGAGGATATACTCTAGCCTCTGGAATGCTGATGATTGGACCACAAGGGGTGGACTCGTCAAGACAGATTGGACACAAGCTCCTTTCACTGCTTCCTATAGAAACTTCAACGCAAATGCTTGTGTTTGGACCTCTGGGGTATCCTCCTGCGGTTCAAACTCTCCCTCTGCTACTTCTAGCAATAATGCTTGGCTCTCACAAGGGTTGGATTCAGCGAGTCAGCAGAGATTGCAATCCGCGCAGAAGAACTATATGATATACAACTATTGCACAGACACAAAGAGGTTTCCCCAAGGCCTTCCTACAGAATGTACCACATCCTAGGCAAAAATAGGACTAGGAACCTTGTgtcaattcttttattttttaattttttttgtatctctCTGATTAATTTCATGTTCTCTATGTAAGTTGTTACATACGtaatataattcttttattctttttgacaTTTGTAAGTTGAATGCTATGGACCGTTTGATTCTTTTAATTCATGTTTATTGAAAATGGTAAGACAAAATAAATGCAGAGGACCACCAAAGACTACAACAATGCTGCTAACACAAGATGTTTCAcaactattttattaatttgttaagATGGTTGATTGAGATTTGTCAAAATCACTCTCATATGAAACCACTATTGGCATCATCTTCATTGTACATTAATTACAACTTTAATATGTTACTAACTCTGCAACTCGAATTCCAGTTCCCTAAACCCATAAGCACTTCATGCATGGAGAGATACCATCCCATCTACAAGAGCGAGTggtaaatttattgtatttttaaacTTAATGTAAAGCACTATTGAAATGTGTAAAGCTCCAAAAATTATGGAGATGGTAAGATTTAAATGCTCATCTTTACCCCATTTgttaaaagcaaaaataaaattaaccaGAGTAACCTAAGTCACCTTCTTCATTTTCAGGTGTTCTAAGGTCTTCTTCTGAGTTCATCATCACTATATCTACCGTGTAATTACTTATTCCTCGTcaaattatatttatgatttaaaatttctttttagtttttaaatcaTAGGGATTGTCaattaattatgacatttaGATGGATGACTTCTATTCCTACGGTCTAATAAGCAAATGACCTttctctccccaaaaaaaaagggtaagcaAATAAACTATACGGCAAAAAACGTATATGAGATATAAGGGAGAAgaccttcaaatttcaaatttcaaatttcaaatatgcAAATAAAGGAATCATTCCAAAACACTAAAATCCTGGAATCAACACTTCTATGAAAATCCttgaatcatgtttttttttcaatgactGTTGTTGAATCTGTTTTGACTTCGTACTTGGTAGTATTCTACATGGAACATACTCCCCACCTAATGGACAACAATCATCATTAACTGGGTGGTAATTCTCGAGTGTTATAATAAGTTTTTCCTGAAATAATACTCTAGCTAGTATTGTTTTTAAAAtggatttctcaaaataattctTTTGATTCAATTCATAAGCTAGGTCTCCTGTAATAAGCCCAAAGCTGGAACCAGCCCAAAATTCATTTAGACCAGCACAACAGCTTGATCAGGTACGTGTGGAGTACAAAACATGAGCATAGGATCAAGAACTTAGTGCAAGACTAATCAAGAAAAGCTAGTCTTACACAGACAACCATATACACATGCCACTTTTATACAAAAATCATGACTTCATGTC
This genomic stretch from Quercus lobata isolate SW786 chromosome 3, ValleyOak3.0 Primary Assembly, whole genome shotgun sequence harbors:
- the LOC115981733 gene encoding probable xyloglucan endotransglucosylase/hydrolase protein 23 → MASMASSRVPFILLVLLLGSIMVASVANLNQDFDITWGDGRANIINNGELLTLSLDKTSGSGFQSKNEYLFGKIDMQLKLVPGNSAGTVTAYYLSSKGSTWDEIDFEFLGNLSGDPYILHTNVFSKGKGNREQQFYLWFDPTADFHTYSILWNPQRIIFSVDGTPIREFKNLESNGVPFPKNQPMRIYSSLWNADDWTTRGGLVKTDWTQAPFTASYRNFNANACVWTSGVSSCGSNSPSATSSNNAWLSQGLDSASQQRLQSAQKNYMIYNYCTDTKRFPQGLPTECTTS